The Misgurnus anguillicaudatus unplaced genomic scaffold, ASM2758022v2 HiC_scaffold_33, whole genome shotgun sequence genomic sequence TCACTGAATCACTCACTCACTGACTCACTCTCTCACTGACTTACTCACTCACTgaatcactcactcactcactcactcactgaaTCACTCACTGActgactcactcactcactgaaTCACTCActgactcactcactcactcactcactcactcactcactcactgaaTCACTCACTgaatcactcactcactcactcactcactcactcactcactcactcactgaaTCACTCACCCACTCCCTCACTGAATTACTCACTCACTGACTGTCTCACTCCCTcaatcactcactcactcactcactcactctcttaCTCTCATTTATTCAcgcactcactcactctcactttctcactctctcactcacttactcactcactcactttcactctctcactcactctctcactcactcactcactcactcactcactcactcactcactcactctctcactcAACCTCTtaatcactcactcactcactcaatcACTCACTCTCTTACTCTCACTTATTCACACACTTACCCACTCTCActttctcactcactcactcactcactcactcactcactcactcactcactcactcatggTCATTCACTTAAAGTGACCGTTGCCATTGTTTGGCTGATTCAGCATGTGGAATTAGTAATGTCAATCTAATAAAACGGCATCTCTGAATGGCTTGAGAGCGGGATTAAGCGGATCTgatgcaaaagtatttgatgagaTGACTGTATAGTACATGTGTccagagcattcggttaatatcattatcattTTTGACGTTTAGCGCCTTCTGCAACTCATTTTTAACAGTCATGTCTCATAAGATATCACAAATATAACAGAGTCGTCTGTGAGGAGTGAGATTTGCTGCTTTGATTTATGTTTTGTATCCCAGCATTCATAGCTCTTTCAGTTTTCAGTTTTGAGTAATGAATATTGACTACTGCCAACTACTGGTatgcagtgttgggtgtaactagttactaagtaattagttactgtaattaaattacttttcctttgaaaaagtaaagtaagggattactcttattttcttgtaatctaattacagttacttctgatgtaactaaatactgtgtgtATGGACAATTATATACTATAATACaaaagtggatttaacatggtttaagtttacaattctcactattacctggttgattattagcattaatattaatgagatgttggctgtttattaatacttaatagcgcatattaatgcctgattctgcaaaaccttattctacatccttaaccctccccatttctaccaatacttaaaatgtataacttctttagtattagtTGTTGGAGTATATttaggcaaaagtagttaacagttagttaatagagagaattggaccctaaagtgggaccagaataattgatgtacttttatatattatttattcgagccatttcaagcctattctTGTATcatattactaattactttctaaatcctatttagtacaagtaattaaatactttttggagagagtaatttgtaaagtaatctaattacatgattgaagatgtaattagtaactagtaattaattatactttttttgagtaacttacccaacactgctgGTATGTAAAGTGATAAAGTTATCTCGCGCAGGAGCAGAACACCTGTGATACTTGACAGTCAGGTgttaagggctcattatagttgtgcataGGTCCTACGGCATAGCCTCAATGCATATATATACTTTCCTCGATTTCATATATACTTCTGTCATTGTCCGCATTGATGTGCAATTACACATACAGACCACTAGTAGTCAGTATCCACAGCCCTGATTCAGTCTGATTTATCTTCATAGTTCGCTTTGATGATAATAGTGACAGTGACCTTACTAGATCATGTGAGTTGCATTTAGGGAACAAATGTTAAAAACCTCACAGGCTGAAACATCAATGAAAGAAACATCACATGTGTCGCTGAATTCCACTCGCCTTATGTTTTTCATTTGCGTGCTGAAGCCATTCGCCTCAGATTAGGTAAGAGATAAGGAGTTAGAGATATGGAGTTAATTCACGATTATCAGGATTGTTATTTGATGTAATGGTAAAAGTCGCATGTGTATAATACATGCAATAATAAGCCTATAGGTAGCCATAATAAATAAGTGACTAATGAAAAGTAGCAGGGACTATACATTACGTTGGCTTGGTCAGTCAAGGCAACTTTGGACCCAGACGCAGCCAATGTGAGCAAACCTCACAGTCTGCGCTATTGTGTTGGCATTAGTTTGGTGTGTCCCTACTCTAACACACACTCATTTTGATCTGTTTTAATCTTTTTCTGTGATTGGCACAGCTGCAATTGAACCCGTGCCCAAAATTGATGGACAGCAGACCTCTTCAATAACTTTACAGGAGAATGTTACTCATCGCTTTAACTGCCAATCAGAGGGATGGAATCCACAAGCCCCTCCTCTACTTTCCTGGTACCTGAATGGGGAGAGGCAGAGCGAGGTTACTGGCAGCAGGGGGGTGGGGCGTCTGGTCATGACATCATCAGGTGATGCTGGCGAGCTGAAGTATGGATCTGAGAGGAACAGCACATTCACGCTTAGACCCAAACGCTGGGACAGAGAGCTGATGTGTTCAGCCCAAAACCCCTTGGGCGGAAAGAGCTACAATGCAACTGTCACACTCAATGTACAGTGTAAGTCACCACTGATCCTAGATCAGACACTTCGTTTGTGTGTCTCCTTGCTGTCTTTATAGATACTTAAGAATTTAAGTAGTTTCCTTCAGTGTTTAGGGTTATACTATCTATCAAATATATACTAGCaaacttaaacttaaaaagtaaTTCATTGTGGCACATTACAATTTTCCctccatttttaattttttcgaTTTGCACAAAGTTTAGTGACTAGCATCTACAGACACCCAAGACTGAGTTACATACATTGTGGCAATAAACCAATCCGTCTTGTCAACAGATTCAGAGGTGAACATGTCAAAATGGTTATGATGAATCTGTGTCTTGACATAAAGCTGTTTATGTTCTCACAGTCATGAGGGTTCAAACACAGTTTCATTACAGTATCACCTAGAGCTTTCACAgatataaaaagcttcagtCTATAATCCTGAGATCTTAACTATGCTTTTCATACTGCTTTCTATAACACATCATCAAACAGTACAACTAAGGTGAAACATCCTGAAGTCTGAAATCTAAAGCTGAATTTCTCCTTCATGTTTTAGTCCAACCAGAGATTCTGAGGGTTGACGCTCACTACAGCGAGACCTCGGACCCCGGCCTGTCCCTCATTTTGTTTGCTTTGGTGCGATCCAATCCACCTGCTACTATCAGCTGGGTGGATCAGTCCGGTCATCTGGTGGCCAACACATCAGACTTTCTCATACTGGACTCGCGGAGCTACCCGTGGCTAGCCAATCACAGTCTACATGTCACTCTGAGTAGCCTATCAAGGAACATCTCCATTAATGCCAACAACAGCCTTGGCTCCGCCCACACTAACTTGACTCTTACACGTAATGTTTAGTTTTCAGActttctttaattttaatatatgtGGCAAAATGTCAGGTAATGATGAGATGTCTGGTAATGATATGATGTCTGGTAATGATGTGATGTCAGATAATGATGTGATGCCAGGTAATGATGTGATGTCAGATAATGATGTGATGTCAGATAATTATGTGATGTCAGGTAATGATGCGATGTCAGATAATGATGCGATGTCAGGTAATGATGTGATGTCAGGTAATGATGTGATGTCAGGTAATGACGAGATGTCAGGTAATGATGAGATGTCATTACATGTAATGATGTGATGTCAGGTAATGATGCGATGTCAGGTAATGATGTGATGTCAGGTAATGATGTGATGTCAGGTAATGATGAGATGTCAGGTAATGATGAGATGT encodes the following:
- the LOC141363251 gene encoding transmembrane protein 25-like isoform X3, whose protein sequence is MPLTALFLHTFTWACAAAIEPVPKIDGQQTSSITLQENVTHRFNCQSEGWNPQAPPLLSWYLNGERQSEVTGSRGVGRLVMTSSGDAGELKYGSERNSTFTLRPKRWDRELMCSAQNPLGGKSYNATVTLNVQFQPEILRVDAHYSETSDPGLSLILFALVRSNPPATISWVDQSGHLVANTSDFLILDSRSYPWLANHSLHVTLSSLSRNISINANNSLGSAHTNLTLTQFLQSRVEVPMFGIVTGGALGFVTLLILTLMVFFLLQKDKTKAIEDPITLHLSSKCSSDVLKVQVHGMYLPRENMSLPSHVQLNDDRALCKELQTEHAGEETGR
- the LOC141363251 gene encoding transmembrane protein 25-like isoform X1, whose amino-acid sequence is MPLTALFLHTFTWACAAAIEPVPKIDGQQTSSITLQENVTHRFNCQSEGWNPQAPPLLSWYLNGERQSEVTGSRGVGRLVMTSSGDAGELKYGSERNSTFTLRPKRWDRELMCSAQNPLGGKSYNATVTLNVQFQPEILRVDAHYSETSDPGLSLILFALVRSNPPATISWVDQSGHLVANTSDFLILDSRSYPWLANHSLHVTLSSLSRNISINANNSLGSAHTNLTLTQFLQSRVEVPMFGIVTGGALGFVTLLILTLMVFFLLQKDKTKAIEDPITLHLSSKCSSDVLKVQVHGMYLPRENMSLPSHVQLNDDRALCKGQQNSKQNTLERRRVDEEEEDLSTAYAARGFARYPMVGYIYKVSSTSSDEIWL
- the LOC141363251 gene encoding transmembrane protein 25-like isoform X2, giving the protein MPLTALFLHTFTWACAAAIEPVPKIDGQQTSSITLQENVTHRFNCQSEGWNPQAPPLLSWYLNGERQSEVTGSRGVGRLVMTSSGDAGELKYGSERNSTFTLRPKRWDRELMCSAQNPLGGKSYNATVTLNVQFQPEILRVDAHYSETSDPGLSLILFALVRSNPPATISWVDQSGHLVANTSDFLILDSRSYPWLANHSLHVTLSSLSRNISINANNSLGSAHTNLTLTQFLQSRVEVPMFGIVTGGALGFVTLLILTLMVFFLLQKDKTKAIEDPITLHLSSKCSSDVLKVQVHGMYLPRENMSLPSHVQLNDDRALCKGQQNSKQNTLERRRVDEEEEDLSTAYAARGQRS